The uncultured Desulfovibrio sp. genome window below encodes:
- the mqnE gene encoding aminofutalosine synthase MqnE, giving the protein MLDAAYYAALGLSSIYEKVLAGQRLSREDGMALFACPDITAVGALAHHVRCRMHGDATSYVVNRQINYTNVCVNGCVFCAFRRDRDDEEGAFRLSKEDILDRLRAADATPLHLDELHIVGGCHPDLPLEWFEDVLRSARALNPDLPIKAFTPVEIEHFSRMAGISTLDVLRRLKAAGLVMMPGGGAEIFDEGLRARICPHKASSDAWLRISGEAHSLGIVTNCTMLFGHLETPAMRVDHLCRLREQQDKSGGFTCFIPLPFLTHNSRLTLPEEKQEAVRGLDELRTIAVSRLLLDNIPHIKAYWIMLGVKQAQAALWYGADDLDGTIIEERIGHMAGATSAQGMTIDELENMIRQAGFRPVRRNATFREVSPRASSEVRA; this is encoded by the coding sequence ATGTTGGACGCTGCATACTATGCCGCACTGGGCCTTTCGTCCATTTATGAAAAGGTACTGGCCGGCCAACGCCTCAGCCGCGAGGACGGGATGGCGCTCTTTGCCTGTCCCGACATTACCGCCGTGGGGGCGCTGGCTCACCACGTGCGCTGCCGCATGCACGGCGACGCCACATCCTACGTGGTGAACCGTCAGATAAATTATACCAACGTCTGCGTCAACGGCTGCGTGTTCTGCGCCTTCCGCCGCGACAGGGACGATGAGGAAGGGGCCTTCCGCCTGAGCAAGGAAGACATCCTGGACCGTCTGCGTGCCGCCGATGCCACGCCGCTGCACCTGGACGAGCTGCACATCGTGGGCGGCTGTCATCCCGATCTGCCGCTGGAATGGTTCGAGGATGTGCTGCGCTCGGCCCGCGCCCTCAACCCCGATCTGCCCATCAAGGCCTTCACGCCGGTGGAAATCGAACACTTTTCCCGCATGGCGGGCATCAGCACCCTGGATGTGCTGCGCCGCCTCAAGGCGGCGGGTCTGGTCATGATGCCCGGCGGCGGCGCCGAAATCTTTGACGAGGGCCTGCGTGCCCGCATCTGCCCGCACAAGGCCTCTTCCGACGCCTGGCTGCGCATTTCCGGCGAAGCCCACAGCCTGGGCATTGTCACCAACTGCACCATGCTCTTCGGCCATCTGGAAACGCCGGCCATGCGCGTGGACCACCTCTGCCGCCTGCGCGAGCAGCAGGACAAAAGCGGCGGCTTCACCTGCTTCATCCCGCTGCCCTTCCTCACGCACAACAGCCGCCTTACCCTGCCGGAAGAAAAGCAGGAGGCTGTCCGCGGCCTGGACGAGCTGCGCACCATTGCCGTTTCCCGCCTGCTGCTGGACAATATCCCGCACATCAAGGCCTACTGGATCATGCTGGGCGTCAAGCAGGCGCAGGCCGCCCTCTGGTACGGCGCCGACGATCTGGACGGCACCATCATCGAGGAGCGCATCGGCCACATGGCCGGCGCCACATCCGCCCAGGGCATGACCATCGACGAGCTGGAAAACATGATCCGGCAGGCGGGCTTCCGCCCGGTGCGCCGCAATGCCACCTTCCGCGAGGTCAGCCCCCGGGCATCTTCGGAGGTTCGCGCATGA
- a CDS encoding CerR family C-terminal domain-containing protein — protein MPSRQAAPSAEDDSIVIRPMRGDGEQTRARIIETAGHLMAENGFAQTTSKSICEAAQVNMAAINYYFGSREGLYIAVLEDVHDRLLNREFLERLADEAIPARRKMQRILAALCSGLTAPQQQWLMRAWAREIVAPSEYLQDVMRRVVCTKVQIVKDIVSEMTGIPQSKPELECCLISALGPFMLLLVTDRKFLQLLVPRLCHTPGIHGYMGEMAMIVLDAAARSWQRRGKLPTEFACADDGATGAGPHGA, from the coding sequence ATGCCCAGCAGACAGGCCGCCCCATCGGCGGAAGACGACAGTATTGTGATACGCCCCATGCGGGGTGACGGCGAGCAGACCCGCGCCCGCATCATCGAAACAGCCGGACACCTCATGGCGGAAAACGGCTTTGCTCAGACCACCAGCAAGAGCATCTGCGAGGCGGCGCAGGTCAATATGGCGGCCATCAACTACTATTTCGGCAGCCGCGAGGGGCTGTACATTGCCGTGCTGGAAGATGTGCATGACCGTCTGCTCAACCGGGAATTTCTGGAACGCCTGGCCGACGAGGCCATCCCGGCCCGCCGGAAGATGCAGCGCATTCTGGCAGCCCTCTGTTCGGGCCTGACGGCGCCGCAGCAGCAGTGGCTCATGCGCGCCTGGGCGCGGGAAATCGTGGCCCCGTCCGAATACCTCCAGGACGTGATGCGCCGGGTGGTCTGCACCAAGGTGCAGATCGTCAAGGACATTGTGAGCGAGATGACGGGCATTCCCCAGAGCAAGCCGGAGCTGGAGTGCTGCCTCATCAGCGCCCTGGGGCCGTTCATGCTGCTGCTGGTGACAGACAGAAAATTTTTGCAGCTGCTTGTGCCGCGCCTGTGTCATACGCCCGGTATCCATGGCTATATGGGCGAGATGGCCATGATCGTGCTGGATGCCGCTGCCCGGAGCTGGCAGCGGCGCGGAAAGCTGCCCACTGAATTTGCCTGTGCGGATGACGGCGCGACCGGCGCCGGCCCGCACGGGGCCTGA
- a CDS encoding MATE family efflux transporter, which produces MFRTVFSPAEARRFVSLGLPVLVAQTSQIGMSFVDTAMSGQFSTTDMAAVAVSGSIWAPISLLGVGCLLALSPMSAHLVGAGRRAECAHLLRQGIWLSLFLSVLLMSLFQLLSRHLDLFGLEGRMAELAGGYLRAMLWGLPGFMLFVNIRSFLEGFSRTRPAMIVGLLGLMLNVPVNYVFIYGKLGLPALGAVGCGVATSLCYWFMALCMFFYVRRDSSYRSLRPLFRPLLFPSCARPRPEDGTPFPRFDGALVLRILRIGFPGALALCFEVSLFTVSAILLAPLGEIVVAGHQIASNFSALIFMLPLSLQITATIRVGHFLGAGRVWRARVVGRTALCLGMACSLVMACLTMLFRQEIIAIYIDDARVAALTMGLLPLMAAYQLVDAIQTVSIGILRAYNDTRIISLICLVSYWGIGLPLGFTLSRTSLLTPAPLGAQGFWIAYLLALGFGALCYSLRLRVLNRLGTGAVMQKIQR; this is translated from the coding sequence ATGTTTCGGACGGTGTTTTCGCCTGCCGAGGCGCGGCGCTTTGTGTCGCTGGGGCTGCCCGTGCTGGTGGCCCAGACCTCGCAGATAGGCATGAGTTTTGTGGATACGGCCATGAGCGGCCAGTTCAGTACCACGGACATGGCCGCCGTGGCCGTATCCGGCTCCATCTGGGCGCCCATTTCCCTGCTGGGGGTGGGCTGCCTGCTGGCGCTGTCGCCTATGAGCGCCCATCTGGTGGGGGCGGGGCGGCGGGCCGAATGTGCCCATCTGCTGCGCCAGGGCATCTGGCTGAGCCTCTTTCTCAGCGTGCTGCTCATGAGTCTCTTTCAGCTGCTGTCCCGCCATCTGGACCTCTTTGGGCTGGAAGGGCGCATGGCGGAACTGGCCGGGGGCTATCTGCGGGCCATGCTCTGGGGGCTGCCCGGCTTCATGCTCTTTGTCAACATCCGCAGTTTTCTGGAGGGCTTCTCGCGCACGCGGCCGGCCATGATCGTGGGCCTGCTGGGCCTCATGCTCAATGTGCCGGTGAACTATGTGTTCATTTACGGCAAGCTGGGGCTGCCCGCCCTGGGGGCAGTGGGCTGCGGTGTGGCCACATCCCTGTGCTACTGGTTCATGGCCCTGTGCATGTTCTTTTATGTGCGTCGCGACAGCAGCTACCGCAGCCTGCGGCCGCTGTTCCGTCCGCTGCTCTTCCCGTCCTGCGCCAGGCCGCGCCCCGAAGACGGAACGCCGTTTCCGCGCTTTGACGGCGCGCTGGTGCTGCGTATTCTGCGCATCGGCTTTCCGGGGGCGCTGGCCCTCTGCTTCGAGGTTTCCCTGTTCACCGTAAGCGCCATTCTGCTGGCGCCTCTGGGGGAAATCGTGGTGGCCGGGCATCAGATTGCCTCCAATTTCAGTGCGCTGATCTTCATGCTGCCCCTTTCCCTGCAGATCACGGCCACCATACGCGTGGGCCACTTCCTGGGGGCGGGGCGCGTGTGGCGGGCGCGTGTGGTGGGGCGCACGGCCCTGTGCCTGGGCATGGCCTGTTCCCTGGTCATGGCCTGCCTGACCATGCTCTTCCGTCAGGAAATCATTGCCATCTACATTGATGATGCCAGGGTGGCCGCCCTGACCATGGGACTGCTGCCCCTCATGGCGGCCTATCAGCTTGTGGATGCCATTCAGACCGTGAGCATCGGCATCCTGCGTGCCTACAATGACACGCGCATCATCTCGCTGATCTGTCTGGTGTCCTACTGGGGCATCGGCCTGCCCCTGGGCTTCACCCTGTCCCGCACCAGCCTGCTGACCCCGGCCCCGCTGGGGGCACAGGGCTTCTGGATAGCCTATCTGCTGGCTCTGGGCTTTGGCGCCCTCTGCTATAGCCTGCGCCTGCGCGTGCTGAACCGTCTGGGCACGGGCGCCGTCATGCAGAAGATCCAGCGCTGA
- a CDS encoding 1,4-dihydroxy-6-naphthoate synthase, translated as MAVTSPDMVLGLSPCPNDTFIFHALLHGLVPSPCHFRPHMADVEELNALALRGELPVTKISVGVLPHIMDTYAVLSAGSALGWGCGPLVVAREALSPEAQRTARVAVPGLMTTANQLLTLTGRFQGPRDEMLFSHVMDAVLDGRADAGVIIHEGRFTYGERGLVKLLDLGEWWEATYHAPLPLGVIVIRRDVDPALVQAIDRAIAASLAHAWECPADSADYIRAHAQELSDEVTQAHIRTFVTEFSRDLGERGREAVQRLVEQGAAALGRSLPAEGLFVPAARA; from the coding sequence ATGGCTGTCACCTCACCCGACATGGTGCTGGGCCTGTCCCCCTGTCCCAATGATACCTTTATTTTTCATGCCCTGCTGCACGGCCTTGTGCCGTCCCCCTGCCACTTCCGGCCCCATATGGCCGATGTGGAGGAGCTGAACGCCCTGGCCCTGCGCGGCGAGCTGCCCGTGACCAAGATTTCGGTGGGCGTACTGCCCCACATTATGGATACCTATGCCGTACTTTCCGCCGGCAGCGCGCTGGGCTGGGGCTGCGGCCCGCTGGTGGTGGCCCGCGAAGCCCTGTCGCCGGAAGCGCAGCGCACGGCCCGGGTGGCCGTACCGGGCCTCATGACCACGGCCAATCAGCTGCTGACGCTCACGGGCCGCTTTCAGGGGCCGCGTGACGAGATGCTTTTCAGCCACGTCATGGATGCCGTGCTGGACGGCCGGGCCGATGCGGGCGTCATCATTCATGAAGGGCGCTTTACCTACGGCGAGCGCGGCCTGGTGAAGCTGCTTGACCTGGGCGAATGGTGGGAGGCCACCTACCATGCGCCGCTGCCGCTGGGCGTCATCGTGATCCGCCGGGATGTGGACCCCGCGCTGGTGCAGGCCATTGACCGGGCCATTGCCGCCAGCCTGGCCCATGCCTGGGAATGCCCGGCAGATTCGGCGGACTATATCCGCGCCCATGCCCAGGAGCTGTCCGACGAGGTGACCCAGGCGCATATCCGCACCTTTGTGACGGAGTTCAGCCGCGATCTGGGCGAGCGGGGACGGGAGGCCGTGCAACGGCTGGTGGAGCAGGGCGCGGCCGCGCTGGGACGGTCCCTGCCGGCAGAGGGCCTTTTCGTGCCTGCCGCCCGGGCCTGA
- a CDS encoding menaquinone biosynthesis protein, translated as MQPATPLRMGRIGYLNVLPIYHPLEAGIIPHDYELVAGPPAVLNDMMSRGELQVSSCSCFEYGRRPERYYLVDDLSIGSHGSVMSVLLLSRVPLRQLDGQTILISGETHTSVALLKLLMRNRYGLDVSYTTGSVTSALRRGMPPVAFLAIGDEALRLRNHPDYPYRVDMADAWMEWTGLPFIFGLWVISRAAADAGILPDDPGALLRAGRDWGLAHMDTILDLTGYGCPLSREELTFYYLHGLTYSLNSREQDGLRLFYEKLADAGMIPACPPLCFYSAR; from the coding sequence ATGCAGCCTGCCACTCCCCTGCGCATGGGGCGCATCGGCTACCTCAATGTGCTGCCCATCTACCATCCGCTGGAAGCCGGCATCATTCCCCATGACTACGAGCTGGTGGCCGGACCGCCCGCCGTGCTCAACGACATGATGTCCCGCGGCGAATTGCAGGTTTCGTCCTGTTCCTGCTTTGAATACGGCCGGCGGCCGGAGCGCTACTATCTGGTGGATGATCTGTCCATCGGCTCGCACGGCTCGGTCATGAGCGTGCTGCTGCTGTCGCGGGTGCCCCTGCGCCAGCTGGACGGACAGACCATCCTCATCAGCGGCGAAACGCATACGTCCGTGGCCCTGCTCAAGCTGCTCATGCGTAACCGCTACGGCCTTGACGTGAGCTATACCACCGGCTCGGTGACCTCGGCCCTGCGCCGGGGCATGCCGCCCGTGGCCTTTCTGGCCATTGGCGACGAGGCCCTGCGCCTGCGCAACCACCCGGACTATCCCTACCGTGTGGACATGGCCGATGCCTGGATGGAGTGGACCGGTCTGCCCTTCATCTTCGGCCTCTGGGTCATCAGCCGCGCCGCGGCGGATGCGGGCATACTGCCCGATGACCCCGGCGCCCTGCTCCGTGCCGGACGCGACTGGGGCCTGGCCCACATGGACACCATCCTGGACCTCACAGGCTACGGCTGCCCCCTGAGCCGCGAGGAGCTGACCTTCTACTATCTGCACGGCCTCACCTATTCCCTCAACAGCCGCGAGCAGGACGGCCTGCGCCTGTTCTACGAAAAACTGGCCGACGCCGGCATGATTCCGGCCTGTCCGCCCCTCTGCTTCTACAGCGCCCGCTAG
- a CDS encoding acyl-CoA dehydratase activase-related protein: MDDSVLFLGLDAGSTTVKLALTDSQGNLLEAIYRRHGAAVRLTLCDLLDELAARRPGLRVRAAITGSAALRLAQTLELPFVQEVLATSRAISVLAPRTDVAVELGGEDAKIIYFSDGSDNLRMNEACAGGTGAFIDQMATLLHTDAQGLNDLALRHTTIYPIASRCGVFAKTDVVPLLNEGAAREDLAASIFQAVVEQTIGGLACGHPIRGRVAFLGGPLHFLSALRERFIETLHLAPEEVMNVPDAQYIVARGTALSLVPLAGQPRPVQSAPVDVAELARRARNRIPEGEGASALPPLFASEEEYETFRRRHASGAVPRCPLEDARGPLYLGVDLGSTTVKAVLTDREGAVITTWYRRNQGDPLSELLPFVADLVDSLPQGAWIEDSACTGYGAGFAQAALGSSMTEVETVAHLKAACRLVPETSYVIDIGGQDMKCLKARDGCIAGVTLNEACSAGCGAFLETFAQSLNLSMEDFVRAALFARHPVDLGSRCTVFMNSKVKQAQKEGAEIGDIAAGLCYSVIRNALYKVLRLRSPDELGDKVLVQGGSFMNDALLRVMERLLGREVFRPDIAGLMGAYGAALLVARRPVTEGSRHPLESAALRSLRIETRRLRCQGCGNHCRLTLNRFSNGRRFVSGNRCERGAGQNGTPGEGGHAPMPNIYAWKNRRLFAYTPLDAAQAPRGELGIPRVLNIYEHYPFWFTFFTHLGFRVILSPPSDKDIFDLGLSSMPSQTVCYPAKLAHGHVTALLRQGVKRIFFPCLPRERGDAITKANGYNCPVVSGYPEVIRLNIDEVREQGVRLHTPFVSLQSLDALVDCLYKEMDLPRAELREAGRAALEEFEAYRAELRAEGERILELVRESGGLGIVLCGRPYHVDPAVHHGLPDYIASLGAAVLSEDSVAHLGREDENLRVLDQWSYHSRLYRASTLVCERPELELVQLTSFGCGLDAITSDQVAELLQRAGRLHTLIKIDEGASLGAARIRIRSLMAAVRERREAAVRRTVRRSPVPRAIFTKAMRETHTILAPQMSPLHFDILKDVINHSGYHLDVLPSVSPRAIELGLTYVHNDACYPAIVVIGQLLDALTSGQCDPQRTALMLAQTCGPCRASNYPALLRKALQEAGFPQVPVLTMTSGNINRHPGFSISARLFHRMVLGCLYGDMLQRVSMSCRSNELHPGDTDSLLESWMRRARSSASAGDNTVFRTHMSEIVSDFSQIKLDGVPRPRVGIVGEILLKYHPDANNHVVQRIREEGGEPVLTDLMDFFLYCSMDPVYSWRRLGGRILPALTSWLFIRRVEGLRKAMRRALQGSRFMPASRIGDLASSVRGIISRGNQAGEGWLLTAEMLEFMDHGVNNVLCLQPFGCLPNHITGKGVMKELKRLRPGANLMAVDYDPGSSEANQLNRIKLFMAVAHSHMDMARQDGQGVPPATAGDLRAAQAPGR; this comes from the coding sequence ATGGACGATTCCGTCTTGTTCCTGGGGCTGGATGCCGGTTCCACCACTGTCAAGCTGGCCCTGACCGACAGTCAGGGCAATCTGCTGGAGGCCATTTACCGGCGCCACGGGGCTGCCGTGCGGCTGACCCTGTGTGACCTGCTGGACGAGCTGGCTGCCCGCCGGCCCGGCCTGCGGGTGCGTGCGGCCATTACCGGCTCGGCCGCGCTGCGTCTGGCCCAGACGCTGGAGCTGCCCTTTGTGCAGGAGGTGCTGGCCACGTCGCGCGCCATTTCCGTCCTGGCGCCCAGAACGGATGTGGCTGTGGAGCTGGGCGGCGAAGACGCCAAGATCATCTATTTTTCCGACGGGTCGGATAATCTGCGCATGAACGAGGCCTGCGCCGGGGGAACCGGGGCCTTCATCGACCAGATGGCCACCCTGCTGCATACGGACGCCCAGGGCCTCAACGACCTGGCCCTGCGGCATACCACCATCTATCCCATTGCCTCGCGCTGCGGCGTCTTTGCCAAGACCGACGTGGTGCCCCTGCTCAATGAAGGGGCGGCGCGCGAGGACCTGGCCGCCTCCATCTTTCAGGCCGTGGTGGAACAGACCATCGGCGGTCTGGCCTGCGGGCATCCCATCCGCGGCCGTGTGGCCTTTCTGGGCGGACCGCTGCATTTTCTGTCCGCCCTGCGGGAGCGCTTCATCGAAACGCTGCACCTTGCGCCGGAAGAGGTCATGAATGTGCCCGATGCCCAGTACATCGTGGCCCGCGGCACGGCCCTGAGCCTGGTGCCGCTGGCGGGGCAGCCCCGGCCCGTGCAGTCGGCGCCGGTGGATGTGGCGGAGCTGGCCCGGCGCGCCCGCAACCGGATTCCCGAAGGGGAGGGGGCCAGTGCGCTGCCGCCGCTCTTTGCCAGCGAGGAGGAGTACGAGACCTTTCGCCGGCGTCATGCCTCCGGCGCCGTGCCCCGCTGCCCGCTGGAAGATGCCCGCGGTCCCCTCTATCTGGGGGTGGACCTGGGGTCCACCACGGTCAAGGCCGTGCTGACCGATCGCGAGGGCGCCGTCATCACCACATGGTATCGCCGCAATCAGGGCGACCCCCTGTCCGAGCTGCTGCCCTTTGTGGCGGACCTGGTGGACAGCCTGCCCCAGGGCGCCTGGATAGAGGACAGCGCCTGCACCGGCTATGGCGCCGGCTTTGCCCAGGCGGCCCTGGGATCGTCCATGACCGAAGTGGAAACCGTGGCCCATCTCAAGGCCGCCTGCCGGCTGGTGCCGGAAACCAGCTATGTCATCGACATCGGCGGCCAGGACATGAAGTGCCTCAAGGCGCGGGACGGCTGCATTGCCGGCGTCACGCTCAACGAAGCCTGCTCCGCCGGCTGCGGCGCCTTTCTGGAAACCTTTGCCCAGAGCCTCAACCTGAGCATGGAAGACTTTGTGCGGGCGGCGCTCTTTGCCCGGCATCCCGTGGACCTGGGGTCCCGCTGCACGGTCTTCATGAATTCCAAGGTCAAGCAGGCCCAGAAGGAAGGCGCGGAAATCGGCGACATTGCTGCCGGCCTCTGCTATTCCGTCATACGCAACGCCCTGTACAAGGTGCTGCGTCTGCGCAGCCCCGACGAGCTGGGCGACAAGGTGCTGGTGCAGGGGGGATCCTTCATGAACGACGCCCTGCTGCGCGTCATGGAACGCCTGCTGGGGCGCGAGGTTTTCCGGCCGGATATTGCGGGCCTCATGGGGGCCTACGGGGCGGCCCTGCTGGTGGCCCGGCGTCCTGTGACCGAAGGCAGCCGCCATCCCCTGGAGTCCGCGGCCCTGCGCTCCCTGCGCATTGAAACCCGGCGCCTGCGCTGTCAGGGCTGCGGCAATCATTGCCGCCTGACGCTCAACCGCTTCTCCAACGGTCGGCGCTTTGTTTCCGGCAATCGCTGCGAGCGCGGCGCCGGACAGAACGGAACGCCGGGCGAGGGCGGTCACGCGCCCATGCCCAATATCTATGCCTGGAAGAACAGGCGCCTCTTTGCCTATACGCCGCTGGACGCGGCCCAGGCCCCGCGCGGCGAGCTGGGCATTCCCCGTGTGCTCAATATCTATGAGCACTATCCCTTCTGGTTTACCTTCTTTACCCATCTGGGCTTCCGCGTGATCCTTTCGCCGCCGTCGGACAAGGACATCTTTGACCTGGGCCTGTCCTCCATGCCGTCGCAGACGGTCTGCTATCCGGCCAAGCTGGCGCACGGGCATGTGACGGCCCTGCTGCGCCAGGGGGTGAAGCGCATTTTCTTCCCCTGCCTGCCCCGCGAGCGGGGGGATGCCATCACCAAGGCCAATGGCTACAACTGCCCCGTGGTGTCGGGCTATCCCGAGGTCATCCGCCTCAATATCGACGAGGTTCGCGAACAGGGGGTGCGTCTGCACACGCCCTTTGTGTCGCTGCAGAGCCTGGATGCGCTGGTGGACTGCCTGTACAAGGAAATGGACCTGCCCCGCGCCGAACTGCGCGAGGCCGGGCGGGCGGCCCTGGAGGAATTCGAGGCTTACCGCGCCGAGCTACGGGCCGAGGGAGAGCGCATTCTGGAACTGGTCCGCGAGAGCGGCGGGCTGGGCATTGTGCTGTGCGGGCGGCCCTACCATGTGGACCCGGCCGTGCACCATGGCCTGCCGGACTACATTGCCTCCCTGGGCGCGGCCGTGCTCAGCGAAGACAGCGTGGCTCACCTGGGCCGGGAGGACGAAAACCTGCGGGTGCTGGACCAGTGGAGCTACCATTCCCGCCTGTACCGGGCCAGCACCCTGGTCTGCGAGCGGCCGGAGCTGGAACTGGTGCAGCTGACGTCCTTCGGCTGCGGGCTGGATGCCATCACCAGCGATCAGGTGGCGGAGCTGCTGCAACGTGCCGGGCGCCTGCATACCCTGATCAAGATTGACGAGGGGGCATCGCTGGGGGCGGCACGCATCCGCATCCGTTCGCTCATGGCTGCGGTGCGCGAACGGCGCGAGGCTGCCGTGCGGCGCACCGTGCGGCGCAGTCCCGTGCCGCGGGCCATCTTTACCAAGGCCATGCGCGAAACCCATACCATCCTTGCCCCGCAGATGTCCCCCCTGCATTTTGACATTCTCAAGGATGTCATCAACCATTCGGGCTATCATCTGGATGTGCTGCCCTCGGTGAGTCCGCGGGCCATTGAGCTTGGCCTGACCTATGTGCATAACGATGCCTGCTATCCGGCCATCGTGGTCATCGGCCAGCTGCTGGATGCGCTGACCAGCGGCCAGTGCGATCCCCAGCGTACGGCGCTCATGCTGGCCCAGACCTGCGGCCCCTGCCGCGCCAGCAATTATCCGGCCCTGCTGCGCAAGGCTCTGCAGGAGGCCGGCTTTCCCCAGGTGCCCGTGCTCACCATGACCAGCGGCAATATCAACCGCCATCCCGGTTTCAGCATCTCGGCCCGGCTTTTCCACCGCATGGTGCTGGGCTGCCTGTACGGCGACATGCTGCAACGCGTGAGCATGTCCTGCCGCAGCAACGAACTGCACCCCGGCGATACGGACAGCCTGCTGGAATCCTGGATGCGGCGGGCGCGTTCCAGCGCCTCCGCAGGGGACAATACGGTCTTCCGCACGCACATGTCGGAGATTGTCAGCGATTTTTCCCAGATCAAGCTGGATGGCGTGCCGCGGCCGCGGGTGGGCATTGTGGGCGAAATCCTGCTCAAGTACCATCCGGATGCCAATAACCACGTGGTGCAGCGCATCCGCGAGGAAGGGGGCGAACCGGTGCTCACCGACCTCATGGACTTTTTCCTCTACTGCTCCATGGATCCGGTCTATTCCTGGCGTCGTCTGGGCGGGCGCATTCTGCCGGCCCTCACAAGCTGGCTGTTCATCCGCCGGGTGGAAGGGCTGCGCAAGGCCATGCGCCGTGCCCTGCAGGGCAGCCGCTTTATGCCGGCATCGCGCATCGGCGATCTGGCCAGCAGCGTCCGGGGCATCATTTCACGGGGCAATCAGGCCGGCGAGGGCTGGCTGCTCACGGCGGAAATGCTGGAATTCATGGATCACGGGGTCAATAACGTGCTGTG
- the mqnC gene encoding cyclic dehypoxanthinyl futalosine synthase, producing MSTSLFAPAHSAFDESPAVRQAAECARSGQRLDRATAETLYYGASLHTLAALAHAMRLRLHPEPVVTYVADRNINYSNICVCGCRFCAFFRAPGDPQGYVISREEMADKIEETLRLGGTQILLQGGHHPDLPLEWYEDLLRWMRERWPTLHIHAFSPPEIFFWSKTFGLPVAEILRRLHEAGLHSVPGGGAEILSTEVRARVSPNKCTAEQWLGVMEEAHKLGMKTTATMMFGHEEEPRHRLDHLFAVRDLQDRTHGFTAFIPWTFQPAHTRIDCQPLPAPAYLRLLAVSRLVLDNVPNIQSSWVTMGPQVAQLALFYGANDFGSLMIEENVVAAAGVSYHLTRRQIHQIIRAAGFRPVQRLMDYTPVQPQPED from the coding sequence ATGAGCACGTCCCTTTTTGCCCCGGCGCACAGCGCCTTTGACGAAAGCCCCGCCGTGCGCCAGGCCGCGGAATGCGCCCGCAGCGGGCAGCGTCTGGACCGGGCCACGGCCGAGACCCTGTATTACGGCGCCTCGCTGCACACGCTGGCCGCCCTGGCCCATGCCATGCGCCTGCGCCTGCATCCCGAACCGGTGGTCACCTATGTGGCTGACCGCAACATCAATTATTCCAACATCTGTGTGTGCGGCTGCCGTTTCTGCGCCTTTTTCCGCGCACCGGGCGACCCTCAGGGCTATGTGATCAGCCGCGAGGAAATGGCGGACAAGATCGAGGAAACCCTGCGCCTGGGCGGCACGCAGATTCTTCTGCAGGGGGGGCATCACCCGGACCTGCCCCTGGAATGGTATGAAGACCTGCTGCGCTGGATGCGCGAACGCTGGCCCACGCTGCATATCCACGCCTTTTCCCCGCCGGAAATCTTCTTCTGGTCAAAAACCTTCGGCCTGCCTGTGGCGGAAATCCTGCGCCGCCTGCATGAAGCCGGCCTGCATTCCGTGCCGGGCGGCGGCGCCGAAATCCTCAGCACCGAGGTACGCGCCCGGGTTTCGCCCAACAAGTGCACGGCCGAACAGTGGCTCGGCGTCATGGAAGAAGCCCACAAGCTGGGCATGAAGACCACGGCCACCATGATGTTCGGCCACGAGGAAGAACCGCGTCACCGCCTGGACCATCTCTTTGCCGTGCGCGATCTCCAGGACCGCACCCACGGCTTCACGGCCTTCATTCCCTGGACCTTCCAGCCGGCCCATACGCGCATCGACTGCCAGCCCCTGCCCGCGCCGGCCTATCTGCGCCTGCTGGCCGTGTCCCGCCTGGTGCTGGACAATGTGCCCAACATCCAGTCGTCCTGGGTGACCATGGGACCGCAGGTGGCGCAGCTGGCCCTGTTCTACGGCGCCAACGATTTCGGCTCCCTCATGATCGAAGAGAACGTGGTGGCCGCCGCCGGGGTGTCCTATCACCTCACGCGCCGTCAGATTCATCAGATCATCCGGGCTGCCGGCTTCCGGCCCGTGCAGCGCCTCATGGACTACACGCCCGTCCAGCCCCAGCCGGAGGACTGA